From Clupea harengus unplaced genomic scaffold, Ch_v2.0.2, whole genome shotgun sequence, one genomic window encodes:
- the LOC105890481 gene encoding CUE domain-containing protein 1-like isoform X2 gives MTSLFHRTVSRSHGTSSHRSARGGAQLNNNSATTRPRRVVHRLEFNQAMGDFRTMFPGVERQVIECVLWANNGVVEATIEQLLQMSISGQATDDSSDSEDSIPPEILERTLEPDSSDEEAPPVYAPPSYDMHIYDRTYPADVPNTPPPRFDAHPPTGHQSRTGYRNWNPPLLGNLPDDFLRILPQQRDSLQRSHSNLSQPSSSSSSSLSSLSQPPVLGGGAVQGDVCGEQERILGRHLEDDEDRRLRQYLEDERVALFLQNEEFMRELQRNRDFLIALERGDSCASGSGEACPSASDDAQFRDKLKHMGKSTRKKLLEVARSFSEKTRRRKTKKKALLKHHSLGSAASTANLLDDADGPPCEGGGQLKTPDNQEEEEQNKEVLS, from the exons ATGACCAGCCTTTTCCACCGCACCGTATCTAGGTCCCATGGCACCAGCTCTCACCGCAGCGCTAGAGGGGGCGCGCAGCTCAACAACAACAGCGCCACCACCAGGCCGCGGCGGGTGGTGCACCGGCTGGAGTTCAACCAGGCCATGGGCGACTTCAGGACCATGTTCCCCGGCGTGGAGCGCCAGGTGATCGAGTGCGTGCTGTGGGCCAACAACGGCGTGGTGGAGGCCACCATCGAGCAGCTGCTGCAGATGAGCATCAGCGGACAGGCCACAGATGACAGCTCCGACTCAGAGGACAGCATACCGCCAGAG ATCCTAGAGCGCACCTTAGAGCCAGACAGCTCAGACGAGGAGGCCCCGCCCGTCTACGCCCCTCCCTCCTATGACATGCACATATATGACAGGACGTACCCCGCTGACGTCCCCAACACGCCGCCGCCCAG GTTTGATGCCCATCCCCCAACCGGGCACCAGTCAAGGACTGGCTACAGGAACTGGAACCCGCCTTTGCTTGGCAACCTCCCAGACGACTTCCTGCGTATCCTGCCCCAGCAGCGTGATAGTCTGCAG cgTTCCCACAGCAATCTCTCCcagccttcctcctcctcctcttcctccctgtcctccctgTCTCAGCCCCCGGTGCTCGGTGGGGGTGCGGTGCAGGGGGATGTGTGCGGCGAGCAGGAGAGGATTCTGGGACGGCACCTGGAGGACGATGAGGACCGGAGGTTGAGGCAGTACCTGGAGGATGAGCGCGTCGCCCTCTTCCTGCAGAATGAGGAGTTCATGAGGGAACTACAGCGCAACCGGGACTTCCTCATCGCCCTGGAGAGAG GAGACAGCTGTGCATCAGGCTCTGGTGAGGCCTGCCCCTCCGCCTCCGATGACGCTCAGTTCCGTGACAAACTCAAGCACATGGGCAAAT CCACAAGGAAGAAACTGCTAGAAGTTGCAAGATCTTTCTCAGAGAAAACCCGAAGGAGAAAGACGAAGAAGAAGGCCCTGCTGAAACATCACTC ACTGGGCTCTGCTGCCTCCACTGCCAACCTCCTGGACGATGCAGATGGACCCCCGTGTG aggggggTGGCCAGCTCAAGACACCAGACaatcaggaagaggaggaacaaaACAAGGAAGTACTCTCATG A
- the LOC122129561 gene encoding ladderlectin-like translates to MKVLILAALLCMHSAVTHAATRAAPVSNSTASSMVEGPLPAVEIGLPVYPGPCPSGWFAQGSRCFLMVTSQKNWKDAAVHCVGQQGSLASVQSSEEYNFLQSMVILSGQSSAWIGGFYFQGAWLWIDSAGFYYTNWKNQYGSSYPCLHLNSIGGWSNYHCWSSRVFFCARSTPSC, encoded by the exons ATGAAGGTTCTCATACTGGCCGCTCTTCTCTGTATGCACTCTGCTGTGACCCATGCTGCGACCCGTGCTGCACCTG tctctaaCTCGACAGCCTCCTCTATGGTGGAGGGCCCTCTGCCAGCAG TTGAGATTGGACTTCCAGTGTATCCTGGTCCGTGTCCTTCTGGCTGGTTCGCACAAGGTTCCCGCTGCTTTTTGATGGTGACCTCCCAGAAGAACTGGAAGGATGCTGCG gtgcaTTGTGTGGGGCAGCAAGGCAGTCTGGCCTCTGTGCAGTCTTCTGAGGAATACAACTTCCTGCAGTCTATGGTTATACTTTCAGGCCAATCAAGCGCTTGGATCGGAGGTTTCTATTTCCAG GGTGCCTGGCTGTGGATTGACAGCGCTGGCTTCTATTACACTAACTGGAAGAACCAATATGGGTCCAGTTATCCTTGCTTGCACCTGAATTCCATTG GTGGCTGGTCAAACTACCACTGTTGGTCATCCCGCGTATTCTTCTGTGCCAGGAGCACACCATCCTGCTGA
- the LOC105890481 gene encoding CUE domain-containing protein 1-like isoform X1, protein MTSLFHRTVSRSHGTSSHRSARGGAQLNNNSATTRPRRVVHRLEFNQAMGDFRTMFPGVERQVIECVLWANNGVVEATIEQLLQMSISGQATDDSSDSEDSIPPEILERTLEPDSSDEEAPPVYAPPSYDMHIYDRTYPADVPNTPPPRFDAHPPTGHQSRTGYRNWNPPLLGNLPDDFLRILPQQRDSLQRSHSNLSQPSSSSSSSLSSLSQPPVLGGGAVQGDVCGEQERILGRHLEDDEDRRLRQYLEDERVALFLQNEEFMRELQRNRDFLIALERGDSCASGSGEACPSASDDAQFRDKLKHMGKSTRKKLLEVARSFSEKTRRRKTKKKALLKHHSLGSAASTANLLDDADGPPCEGGGQLKTPDNQEEEEQNKEVLSW, encoded by the exons ATGACCAGCCTTTTCCACCGCACCGTATCTAGGTCCCATGGCACCAGCTCTCACCGCAGCGCTAGAGGGGGCGCGCAGCTCAACAACAACAGCGCCACCACCAGGCCGCGGCGGGTGGTGCACCGGCTGGAGTTCAACCAGGCCATGGGCGACTTCAGGACCATGTTCCCCGGCGTGGAGCGCCAGGTGATCGAGTGCGTGCTGTGGGCCAACAACGGCGTGGTGGAGGCCACCATCGAGCAGCTGCTGCAGATGAGCATCAGCGGACAGGCCACAGATGACAGCTCCGACTCAGAGGACAGCATACCGCCAGAG ATCCTAGAGCGCACCTTAGAGCCAGACAGCTCAGACGAGGAGGCCCCGCCCGTCTACGCCCCTCCCTCCTATGACATGCACATATATGACAGGACGTACCCCGCTGACGTCCCCAACACGCCGCCGCCCAG GTTTGATGCCCATCCCCCAACCGGGCACCAGTCAAGGACTGGCTACAGGAACTGGAACCCGCCTTTGCTTGGCAACCTCCCAGACGACTTCCTGCGTATCCTGCCCCAGCAGCGTGATAGTCTGCAG cgTTCCCACAGCAATCTCTCCcagccttcctcctcctcctcttcctccctgtcctccctgTCTCAGCCCCCGGTGCTCGGTGGGGGTGCGGTGCAGGGGGATGTGTGCGGCGAGCAGGAGAGGATTCTGGGACGGCACCTGGAGGACGATGAGGACCGGAGGTTGAGGCAGTACCTGGAGGATGAGCGCGTCGCCCTCTTCCTGCAGAATGAGGAGTTCATGAGGGAACTACAGCGCAACCGGGACTTCCTCATCGCCCTGGAGAGAG GAGACAGCTGTGCATCAGGCTCTGGTGAGGCCTGCCCCTCCGCCTCCGATGACGCTCAGTTCCGTGACAAACTCAAGCACATGGGCAAAT CCACAAGGAAGAAACTGCTAGAAGTTGCAAGATCTTTCTCAGAGAAAACCCGAAGGAGAAAGACGAAGAAGAAGGCCCTGCTGAAACATCACTC ACTGGGCTCTGCTGCCTCCACTGCCAACCTCCTGGACGATGCAGATGGACCCCCGTGTG aggggggTGGCCAGCTCAAGACACCAGACaatcaggaagaggaggaacaaaACAAGGAAGTACTCTCATGGTAG